One window of Phycisphaeraceae bacterium genomic DNA carries:
- a CDS encoding S1 RNA-binding domain-containing protein → MSTQPNSDRTSSSLAGDSLTDELNAEIEAAMAQLDREADAVAQQTAKKSERDKLSGGRPAHIRGPRLVQAGREHRSGQVVSVGPTDIFLEFGPKELGIVPRAQFTDADVPKVGDSIEVVIDKFEAGESLFVCSRPGAVQKADWEFLESGQVVEGRVTGVATGKDGKQVGLELEVAGHRAFMPASQVALDRVPDFSVFVGEKMNCSVVRVERVGKGNIVLSRRDVLNTERKRLAEETKKNLTEGQTVEGIVRKIMPFGAFVDIGGVDGLVHISDLSYDKIGFGEKAVEKHVKEGQRVTVKILKVELENNRISLGLKQVQGDPFATAVNTISEGAEITGKITKLLEFGAFVEVAPGVDGLVHISEIDHKRIGKVEDALKVDEIVRCKVLKLDPGNRRVSLSIKALKPLPEIKIQEGGAPGDGQGRPGGPGRGRGNNAGPRGGSGFGSGGFGGGGGGGGKAPRDNRTAEEILKETPALRRMREQAKKMKFKGGLG, encoded by the coding sequence ATGTCAACCCAACCCAATTCCGATCGCACCTCTTCCTCGCTCGCCGGTGATTCTCTGACCGATGAGCTCAACGCCGAGATCGAAGCCGCGATGGCGCAACTCGATCGCGAGGCCGACGCGGTCGCCCAGCAGACCGCGAAGAAGTCCGAACGGGACAAGTTGTCCGGGGGACGCCCGGCGCACATCAGGGGTCCTCGCCTGGTTCAGGCCGGCCGCGAGCACCGCTCCGGTCAGGTCGTTTCGGTGGGCCCGACCGACATCTTCCTCGAGTTCGGTCCCAAGGAACTCGGCATCGTTCCCCGCGCGCAGTTCACCGACGCCGACGTTCCCAAAGTCGGCGATTCGATCGAAGTCGTGATCGACAAGTTCGAAGCGGGCGAAAGCCTCTTCGTCTGTTCGCGCCCCGGCGCGGTGCAGAAGGCCGATTGGGAGTTCCTCGAGTCCGGCCAGGTCGTCGAGGGCCGCGTCACCGGCGTCGCCACCGGCAAGGACGGCAAGCAGGTCGGCCTCGAACTCGAGGTCGCCGGCCATCGCGCCTTCATGCCCGCAAGCCAGGTCGCGCTCGATCGCGTGCCCGATTTCTCTGTCTTTGTCGGCGAGAAGATGAACTGCTCCGTCGTCCGCGTCGAGCGCGTCGGCAAGGGCAATATCGTCCTCTCCCGACGCGACGTGCTCAATACCGAGCGCAAGCGCCTCGCCGAGGAAACCAAGAAGAACCTCACCGAAGGCCAGACTGTCGAAGGCATCGTCCGCAAGATCATGCCCTTCGGCGCGTTCGTCGATATCGGCGGCGTCGACGGGCTCGTCCACATCTCCGACCTTTCCTACGACAAGATCGGCTTCGGCGAAAAGGCAGTCGAGAAGCACGTCAAGGAAGGCCAGCGCGTCACAGTCAAGATTCTCAAGGTCGAACTCGAGAACAACCGCATCAGCCTCGGCCTCAAGCAGGTCCAGGGCGATCCGTTCGCAACCGCTGTCAACACGATTTCCGAAGGCGCCGAGATCACCGGCAAGATCACCAAGCTCCTCGAGTTCGGCGCGTTCGTCGAAGTCGCGCCCGGCGTCGATGGCCTCGTGCACATCTCCGAGATCGACCACAAGCGCATCGGCAAGGTCGAAGACGCTCTGAAAGTCGACGAAATCGTCCGCTGCAAGGTTCTCAAGCTCGACCCCGGCAACCGGCGCGTCAGCCTCTCCATCAAGGCCCTCAAGCCGCTCCCCGAAATCAAGATTCAGGAAGGCGGCGCGCCCGGCGATGGTCAGGGCCGCCCGGGCGGTCCGGGTCGCGGCCGCGGCAACAACGCCGGCCCACGTGGCGGCTCCGGCTTCGGTAGCGGCGGATTTGGGGGGGGTGGCGGGGGTGGCGGCAAAGCCCCGCGCGATAACCGCACGGCCGAAGAGATTCTCAAGGAAACCCCGGCACTCCGCCGCATGCGCGAGCAGGCCAAGAAGATGAAGTTCAAGGGCGGCCTCGGCTGA
- a CDS encoding cupin domain-containing protein: protein MPNAKKHTWTELTVDRPMDKIERRRIIGEKMMISRVHLSKGFVVPSHEHANEQFAVVLSGKMSFGLGREGTNEHETMIVGGGEVLWLPANLPHSAEALEDTVILDLFSPPSELTGVDVKR, encoded by the coding sequence ATGCCCAACGCCAAGAAACACACGTGGACGGAACTCACGGTTGATCGTCCCATGGACAAGATCGAGCGGCGGCGGATCATCGGCGAAAAGATGATGATTTCGCGCGTGCATCTGTCGAAGGGATTTGTTGTGCCGTCGCACGAGCACGCGAATGAGCAGTTTGCGGTGGTGCTTTCGGGGAAGATGAGTTTCGGATTGGGGCGCGAGGGGACGAACGAACACGAGACGATGATCGTCGGCGGCGGGGAAGTGTTGTGGCTGCCGGCGAACCTGCCGCACTCTGCGGAGGCGCTGGAGGACACGGTGATTTTGGACCTGTTCAGCCCGCCGAGCGAGTTGACGGGCGTGGATGTGAAAAGGTGA
- the dut gene encoding dUTP diphosphatase gives MQPVLQFKKLNERAALPAYQSDGAAGLDLCACLDSPITLAPGAISLIPTGLAVAIPPGFEGQVRARSGLATKHGIGLPNAPGTIDSDYRGELRVALINFSREPFEITHGMRIAQLIIAPVAHATITEVSDLSSTARGTGGFGSTGI, from the coding sequence ATGCAACCGGTCCTCCAGTTCAAAAAGCTCAACGAACGCGCCGCGCTTCCGGCCTATCAGTCGGATGGTGCCGCGGGACTCGATCTCTGCGCCTGTCTCGATAGCCCGATCACGCTCGCCCCCGGCGCGATCTCACTCATCCCCACCGGCCTCGCCGTCGCGATCCCGCCCGGCTTCGAGGGCCAGGTTCGCGCCCGCTCCGGCCTCGCAACCAAACACGGCATCGGCTTGCCCAACGCCCCCGGCACCATCGACTCCGACTACCGGGGCGAGCTCCGCGTCGCGCTCATCAACTTCTCACGCGAGCCCTTCGAGATCACCCACGGCATGCGCATCGCGCAGCTCATCATCGCCCCTGTTGCACACGCCACAATCACGGAAGTCTCCGATCTCTCCTCCACCGCCCGCGGCACGGGCGGCTTCGGTTCGACGGGCATCTGA
- a CDS encoding Gfo/Idh/MocA family oxidoreductase, translating into MGQHHARVYSKLAGCELVGVVDANQARRTEIAGKFETSGFQTVEDLISAGVDAVSVAVPTTYHRAVAEPLLKAGVACLIEKPLAQDVENARAIKDIAERTGSTLMVGHIERFNPIMRAMQNATNRGQDVVPRFIEVHRVSPMTFRSVDVGVVMDMMIHDLDVVLMLMGGQEPDDVQAAGVAVITDHEDVCNARLTWRRPVGTCVANITASRLALKTERVTRITGENAYIKIDYAAKTGIMIRRIANEPQMREMREQLRSGADLTSLKWQDLVNIDPLTVDDAEPIVAEIEEFIGALRSGRRPAIDAEAGFANVRTAQRIVDAIKRTMQ; encoded by the coding sequence ATGGGCCAGCACCACGCGCGCGTCTATTCCAAGCTCGCCGGATGCGAACTGGTCGGCGTTGTTGATGCCAATCAGGCCCGGCGCACCGAGATCGCGGGCAAGTTCGAGACCAGCGGTTTCCAAACCGTCGAGGACCTGATCAGCGCCGGCGTCGATGCCGTCAGCGTGGCCGTTCCGACCACATACCACCGCGCCGTCGCCGAGCCTCTTCTCAAGGCCGGCGTCGCCTGCCTCATCGAAAAGCCGCTCGCGCAGGACGTCGAGAACGCCCGCGCGATCAAGGACATCGCGGAGCGCACCGGCTCGACGCTCATGGTCGGCCACATCGAACGTTTCAATCCGATCATGCGCGCGATGCAGAACGCGACCAATCGCGGGCAGGACGTCGTCCCGCGTTTCATCGAAGTGCACCGCGTCAGCCCCATGACATTCCGCTCCGTCGATGTCGGCGTCGTCATGGACATGATGATCCACGATCTCGACGTCGTACTCATGCTGATGGGCGGTCAGGAGCCCGATGATGTCCAGGCCGCGGGCGTCGCGGTGATTACCGATCACGAAGATGTCTGCAACGCTCGCCTCACCTGGCGCCGGCCGGTCGGAACGTGCGTCGCCAACATCACCGCCAGCCGGCTTGCGCTCAAGACCGAACGCGTGACCCGCATCACCGGCGAAAATGCCTATATCAAGATCGATTACGCCGCCAAGACCGGGATCATGATCCGGCGCATCGCCAACGAGCCGCAGATGCGCGAAATGCGGGAGCAGCTCCGTTCCGGCGCCGACCTCACCAGCCTCAAGTGGCAGGACCTTGTCAACATCGATCCGCTCACGGTGGACGATGCCGAGCCGATCGTCGCCGAGATCGAGGAGTTCATCGGTGCCCTGCGCTCCGGCCGCCGTCCCGCGATCGACGCGGAAGCCGGTTTCGCCAACGTCCGCACCGCTCAGCGCATCGTCGACGCAATCAAGCGCACGATGCAGTAA
- a CDS encoding DNA translocase FtsK — protein MASRTSSRSRTSSSASGISVSTAGRRLALVLLLFVWVFVLMSLVGFDPGDPPSHVVSPPNATIQNWCGAFGAAVSYWTIYYTGAGAWVFFTLGGIVLASGVVGTSLSHLAVRLIGIVMFAISVSGFQALIFKTTAALPDLPGGVIGTVGVEQLLYRFGPMGSAIWLGAMGIIGLVVAADEWLNIGMGWSWHWMRHTGAPAAAVAGGAAAKFTTDVVAPAAAKATVATAKGSAGFLSRFWGGLSNKTDEETDTITEAKPTKRLRKSSDPDSAPDAMFPGETGGDSPRSRLAEFGFVVEEPAPAIKDPDLENSEAGMAAAAEEAPETQVESDDKVPAAIAPATSDKDVAEDELPGAPQVFDRDSLRDKINRLPIAFGQKDKQVATQADLEGMQNVSEMEGYRFPQLEMLEEPEENFNEKLEEIVRTQGIALESAMNEYGIDGEVVGIESGPVITLYDVRLAPGTKVAVVQAVASDIARSLKAVNIRIVPNQVGRDTVGIEVPNPTKEKVRLKELMGKTELFGKMKLPMFLGKDATGQPLIADLTRMPHMLIAGTTGSGKSVCMNTIIMSFLFTKKPNELKLVLVDPKMVEMSQFKDIPHLMCPVVTEMNKAAAILEWATVKMDERYELLMEAGCRDIASYNELPWEELKDRMGLKSDEEAARIPRKLPYMVFIIDELADLMMTAKEVEGHIIRIAQKARAVGIHLILATQRPQANVVTGLIKSNMPCRISFKVASGMDSRIVLDSKGGELLLGHGDMLFLNPGSNDLSRAQGTLVTDSEIRKVVKFMKEVASPTFERQLLVMRKPSEEGNGLGNLSDEERLLQSKNNSSASLKAAQEDPLFERAVEIVLESRRGSVSLLQRRLAIGYTRSSRLIDLMGIAGIISDHKGSVARDVLITLDEWEMMKEMAKEEAAQKGIAWPAKEAEQTQLFQAEPAGASAATDAAESESETASEDESEDETDSEDAEDEDAAAEDTSAPQPESKPLA, from the coding sequence ATGGCTTCCCGAACCTCATCCAGGTCCCGAACTTCTTCGAGCGCTTCCGGCATCTCCGTTTCCACGGCCGGTCGCCGGCTCGCGCTCGTCCTGCTTCTCTTCGTCTGGGTCTTTGTTCTGATGAGCCTTGTCGGCTTCGACCCGGGCGATCCGCCCAGCCACGTCGTCTCGCCGCCGAACGCCACGATTCAGAACTGGTGCGGCGCTTTCGGTGCCGCGGTCAGCTACTGGACCATTTATTACACCGGCGCCGGCGCGTGGGTTTTCTTCACGCTGGGCGGGATCGTCCTGGCTTCCGGCGTCGTCGGCACGAGCCTCAGCCATCTCGCCGTGCGCCTCATCGGCATCGTCATGTTCGCGATCAGCGTCTCGGGCTTTCAGGCACTCATCTTCAAGACCACGGCTGCCCTTCCCGACCTGCCGGGAGGCGTGATCGGCACCGTCGGCGTCGAGCAACTCCTCTACCGCTTCGGTCCGATGGGCAGCGCGATCTGGCTCGGTGCGATGGGCATCATCGGCCTCGTCGTCGCGGCGGACGAATGGCTCAACATCGGCATGGGCTGGAGCTGGCACTGGATGCGCCACACCGGCGCGCCCGCCGCCGCGGTCGCGGGCGGAGCCGCAGCAAAGTTCACGACCGACGTCGTCGCGCCCGCCGCGGCAAAGGCGACCGTCGCCACCGCCAAGGGCAGCGCCGGATTTCTTTCTCGCTTCTGGGGAGGCCTGAGCAACAAGACCGACGAAGAAACCGACACCATCACCGAAGCCAAGCCCACAAAGCGTCTACGCAAGTCGAGCGACCCTGATTCGGCGCCCGATGCGATGTTCCCCGGCGAAACGGGGGGAGATTCACCGCGCTCGCGTCTTGCGGAGTTCGGCTTTGTCGTCGAAGAACCGGCGCCGGCGATCAAGGACCCCGACCTCGAAAATTCTGAAGCCGGCATGGCCGCCGCGGCAGAGGAAGCGCCAGAAACGCAGGTGGAATCAGACGACAAAGTCCCCGCCGCGATCGCGCCCGCGACTTCGGACAAAGACGTTGCCGAAGACGAACTCCCCGGCGCGCCACAGGTCTTCGATCGCGATTCGCTCCGCGACAAGATCAATCGCCTACCCATCGCCTTTGGCCAAAAGGACAAACAGGTCGCGACACAGGCCGACCTCGAAGGCATGCAGAATGTTTCCGAGATGGAGGGCTACCGCTTCCCGCAGCTGGAAATGCTCGAGGAGCCGGAAGAAAACTTCAACGAGAAGCTGGAAGAGATCGTGCGCACGCAGGGCATCGCGCTCGAGTCCGCGATGAATGAATACGGCATCGACGGCGAAGTCGTCGGCATCGAATCCGGACCGGTCATCACGCTCTACGACGTGCGCCTCGCGCCGGGCACGAAGGTGGCCGTGGTACAAGCAGTCGCGAGCGACATCGCGCGATCGCTCAAGGCCGTCAACATCCGCATCGTTCCGAATCAGGTCGGCCGCGACACCGTCGGCATCGAAGTGCCCAATCCGACCAAGGAAAAAGTCCGGCTCAAGGAGTTGATGGGCAAGACCGAGCTCTTCGGCAAGATGAAGCTGCCGATGTTCCTCGGCAAGGACGCGACCGGACAGCCTCTGATCGCCGACCTCACGCGCATGCCGCACATGCTCATCGCCGGCACCACCGGCTCGGGCAAGTCGGTGTGCATGAACACGATCATCATGTCGTTCCTCTTCACCAAGAAGCCGAACGAACTCAAGCTCGTGCTCGTCGACCCCAAGATGGTCGAGATGTCGCAGTTCAAGGACATCCCGCACCTCATGTGCCCCGTCGTCACCGAAATGAACAAGGCCGCGGCGATCCTCGAGTGGGCCACGGTCAAGATGGACGAACGCTACGAACTCCTGATGGAAGCGGGCTGCCGCGACATCGCCAGCTACAACGAACTGCCTTGGGAAGAACTCAAAGACCGCATGGGGCTCAAGAGCGACGAAGAGGCCGCGCGCATCCCGCGCAAGCTCCCCTACATGGTCTTCATCATCGACGAGCTCGCGGACCTGATGATGACCGCGAAGGAAGTCGAAGGGCACATCATCCGCATCGCACAGAAGGCCCGTGCCGTCGGCATCCACTTGATCCTCGCGACGCAGCGCCCGCAGGCCAATGTCGTCACCGGCCTCATCAAGTCGAACATGCCGTGCCGCATCTCCTTTAAGGTTGCCAGCGGCATGGACTCGCGCATCGTTCTCGACAGCAAGGGGGGCGAACTCCTGCTCGGTCACGGCGACATGCTCTTCCTCAACCCCGGCAGCAACGATCTGAGCCGCGCACAGGGCACGCTCGTCACCGATAGCGAGATCCGCAAGGTCGTGAAGTTCATGAAGGAAGTCGCCTCGCCGACGTTCGAGCGCCAGCTTCTCGTCATGCGCAAGCCGAGCGAAGAAGGAAACGGCCTCGGCAATCTCAGCGACGAAGAACGTCTTCTCCAGAGCAAGAACAACTCTTCCGCCAGCCTCAAGGCGGCACAGGAAGACCCGCTATTCGAGCGCGCCGTGGAAATCGTGCTCGAATCCCGGCGTGGCAGCGTCTCGCTCCTGCAGCGCCGGCTCGCCATCGGCTACACCCGGTCCAGCCGTCTCATCGACCTCATGGGCATCGCGGGGATCATCTCCGATCACAAGGGCTCGGTCGCGCGCGACGTGCTCATCACCCTCGATGAATGGGAGATGATGAAAGAAATGGCGAAGGAAGAAGCGGCTCAGAAGGGCATCGCTTGGCCCGCGAAGGAAGCCGAGCAGACGCAACTCTTTCAAGCCGAACCCGCTGGCGCATCCGCCGCAACGGATGCCGCCGAATCGGAGTCGGAGACCGCTTCGGAGGACGAATCGGAAGACGAGACGGATTCGGAAGATGCCGAAGATGAAGATGCGGCGGCGGAAGACACTTCCGCCCCGCAGCCCGAATCGAAGCCCCTCGCCTGA
- a CDS encoding aldehyde dehydrogenase family protein yields the protein MNPSETVAASARCQRAWSALPARERGKVLRAIAAALDQSRSLIIAAAASETSLTDAELAPEFSRMTRTLEMFAALVEEGKWVRAAVSPAESDPSSAIGPNHDVRSMLIPLRGAVIVFGASNFPLAYGVCGGDTASALAAGCPVVVKEHPAHRNTGRLIASIARDAIKSARFDPDLLGYVEDDGKDTPALAKSLVEHRNAAAVGFTGSTSVGSTLIKIANARPIPIPVFAEMGSVNPNIVFPGALAARGPAIAQQLASSIAARHGQQCTCPGIVLVPSNDHFFASMLEDELGKSPARTMLSENVRTGFQRSVAKVAAALGEDVSEHPDGSDKTVPLVLRAPTRAGLEFSEVLETEMFGPAAVVLSGTMEESRAVIETLPGSLTISLWFDDSDLEQVRGLLPEVAARTGRIIFNGVPTGVRVAEGMVHGGPWPATNRPESTAVGPRAIERWCRPVCYQNYRQWDDLSAEPGK from the coding sequence ATGAACCCGAGCGAAACTGTCGCGGCGTCCGCCCGATGCCAGCGCGCGTGGAGCGCGCTGCCCGCGCGTGAACGCGGCAAAGTTCTCCGCGCGATCGCTGCAGCGCTCGATCAATCTCGTTCCCTCATCATCGCCGCCGCGGCATCCGAAACGTCGCTCACCGATGCCGAACTCGCCCCCGAATTCTCCCGCATGACGCGGACGCTCGAGATGTTCGCCGCGCTTGTGGAAGAGGGAAAGTGGGTCCGCGCGGCAGTTTCGCCCGCAGAATCCGACCCTTCCTCGGCCATCGGCCCCAATCACGATGTGCGCTCGATGCTCATCCCTCTGCGAGGCGCCGTAATCGTCTTCGGCGCGAGCAACTTTCCGCTCGCGTACGGCGTCTGCGGCGGCGACACGGCCAGCGCGCTCGCCGCGGGCTGCCCTGTCGTCGTCAAGGAGCATCCGGCGCACCGCAATACCGGCCGCCTGATCGCGAGCATCGCGCGCGACGCGATCAAGTCTGCGAGATTCGACCCCGACCTGCTCGGGTATGTCGAAGACGATGGCAAAGACACTCCGGCACTGGCCAAATCTCTCGTCGAACACCGGAATGCTGCGGCAGTTGGCTTCACAGGCTCGACTTCGGTCGGCAGCACGCTCATCAAGATTGCCAACGCGCGGCCGATTCCCATTCCAGTCTTCGCGGAGATGGGGAGCGTCAATCCGAACATCGTTTTTCCCGGCGCTCTGGCAGCGCGCGGGCCCGCGATCGCACAGCAGCTCGCATCGTCGATCGCCGCGCGGCACGGTCAGCAGTGCACATGCCCCGGCATTGTCCTCGTACCCTCGAACGATCACTTCTTCGCTTCGATGCTCGAAGATGAGCTGGGCAAATCGCCGGCGCGAACGATGCTTTCAGAAAACGTGCGAACCGGCTTTCAGCGCTCGGTCGCGAAGGTCGCAGCGGCGCTTGGAGAAGATGTCTCCGAGCACCCCGACGGCTCAGACAAGACCGTGCCGCTCGTGCTCCGCGCGCCCACCCGGGCCGGACTCGAATTCTCGGAGGTGCTCGAGACGGAAATGTTCGGCCCCGCGGCGGTCGTTCTCTCGGGCACAATGGAAGAGTCTCGCGCCGTGATTGAAACGCTACCAGGCTCGCTCACGATTTCACTGTGGTTTGATGACTCCGATCTCGAACAGGTCCGTGGGCTGCTGCCCGAGGTCGCCGCCCGCACCGGCCGCATCATTTTCAACGGTGTGCCGACCGGCGTCCGAGTTGCGGAGGGCATGGTGCACGGCGGCCCGTGGCCCGCGACCAACCGCCCCGAGTCAACGGCGGTCGGGCCGAGAGCTATTGAGCGGTGGTGCAGGCCGGTGTGTTATCAAAACTACCGGCAGTGGGACGATTTGTCGGCAGAGCCTGGAAAGTAG
- the folP gene encoding dihydropteroate synthase, producing MQQWRLANSRIIDTNTPVLMAILNCTPDSFYGESRLHSIDSAVESARAAQRAGAAILDVGGESTRPGSAPVDAAEQIRRTIPVIRAIRAESELSSLAISIDTTLAEVARAALDAGADAINDVSGLRDDTDKMLELLAATQTGSILMHRRVPPARDSYSDQYKQAPEYGDLVADVRTFFEQSLRTLTSRGLDPLSIVLDPGLGFGKSVEQNCELIRRTSEFESLARPILSGLSRKSFVGRLSFGRDSDPSERLEGTIALSVIHFLNGARIFRVHDVAACASALRAAAALSMPHLPPVSGIKEGETCSDPASRPVRSV from the coding sequence GTGCAGCAGTGGCGCCTCGCCAATTCCCGCATCATCGACACGAACACGCCCGTGCTCATGGCGATCCTGAATTGCACGCCCGACAGTTTTTATGGCGAAAGCAGGCTGCACTCGATCGACTCCGCCGTGGAATCGGCGCGCGCCGCTCAGCGCGCCGGCGCCGCGATTCTCGATGTCGGGGGTGAATCGACGCGCCCGGGATCGGCGCCCGTCGATGCCGCGGAGCAGATCCGCCGCACGATTCCCGTCATCCGCGCGATCCGCGCCGAATCCGAATTGAGCTCTCTTGCAATCAGTATCGATACGACGCTCGCCGAAGTCGCACGAGCTGCGCTCGACGCCGGAGCCGATGCGATCAATGACGTTTCCGGCCTCCGGGATGACACGGACAAAATGCTCGAACTGCTCGCCGCGACTCAGACGGGCTCCATCCTCATGCACCGGCGCGTTCCGCCCGCGCGCGACAGCTACTCCGATCAATACAAACAAGCTCCCGAGTACGGCGACCTCGTCGCTGATGTGCGTACGTTCTTCGAACAGTCCCTTCGCACGCTCACCAGCCGCGGCCTCGACCCATTGAGCATTGTCCTCGATCCCGGGCTTGGGTTCGGAAAATCTGTCGAACAAAACTGCGAGCTGATCCGGCGCACCTCAGAGTTCGAATCGCTCGCCCGACCGATCTTGAGCGGCCTTTCCCGCAAGAGCTTTGTCGGTCGCCTTTCTTTCGGTCGAGATTCCGATCCGAGCGAGCGCCTCGAAGGCACCATCGCGCTCTCCGTCATCCATTTTCTGAATGGCGCCCGCATCTTCCGCGTGCACGACGTCGCTGCTTGCGCGAGCGCTTTGCGGGCTGCCGCGGCACTCTCGATGCCGCATCTCCCGCCTGTTTCCGGCATCAAAGAGGGTGAAACATGTTCCGATCCGGCGTCCCGGCCAGTCCGCAGTGTGTAG
- the trxA gene encoding thioredoxin translates to MAGANVQTFTDSNFDSEVLKSQVPVLVDFWAEWCMPCRMLTPTIEALSDQFAGKVKIGKIDTDANRQVSVKYGITAIPTIILFKGGEVAKKFVGLTRKEDLAAALSGLAQSGAA, encoded by the coding sequence ATGGCAGGAGCCAACGTCCAAACGTTTACCGATTCGAATTTCGACAGCGAAGTCCTGAAGAGTCAGGTGCCTGTTTTGGTCGATTTCTGGGCCGAATGGTGCATGCCGTGCCGCATGCTCACCCCGACGATCGAAGCCCTCAGCGATCAGTTCGCCGGCAAGGTCAAGATCGGGAAAATCGATACCGATGCCAACCGACAGGTTTCCGTCAAGTACGGAATCACCGCCATCCCTACCATCATCCTCTTCAAGGGCGGTGAGGTCGCGAAGAAGTTTGTCGGCCTCACCCGCAAGGAAGACCTTGCCGCGGCCCTTTCCGGTTTGGCTCAGTCCGGCGCGGCGTAA
- a CDS encoding amino acid permease: MKSDPSISGIGELVPDLPRKVGFWGAIAVMVGVVIGSGIFRTPTTIAQNLGDPWMILALWLAAGLIALCGALTFAELAAMMPHSGGIYVFIREGFGSCPAFVFGWTYMLITKPAAAGGIAFIFAEYFNTLTGLQWNPALLTCSALFVLTLINVIGVRESTGFSMVVTALKYSALVGVIALGLFRVVYGGASTVGTLAQSAVEIPLWKGVLVALTLIMWTYDGWSDIGAIAGEIKNPERTLPRVYISGTLAVIGLYLLVNLVYLWFVPLPEMRGSKTIAMTTVERLTGPTGATLIAVVIIISTLGSSHASVMTGARVTFAQARDGLLFRFLGRISPRFETPAVALWVQLALSCLAVTLLKNFESLASSFVFTMWIFYGMGAIALFVLRARRHQHARPFRVPGYPIVPLIFVLASVGMTVLSIVADPGSTLPWIGVLFAGVPVYFVWRWLYPAAHAAV, encoded by the coding sequence GTGAAATCCGACCCCTCAATTTCCGGCATCGGCGAACTCGTCCCCGATCTTCCCCGCAAGGTCGGCTTCTGGGGCGCGATCGCCGTCATGGTGGGGGTGGTCATCGGCAGCGGCATCTTCCGCACGCCCACGACGATCGCGCAGAACCTCGGCGATCCGTGGATGATTCTGGCGCTCTGGCTGGCTGCGGGTCTCATCGCGCTCTGCGGCGCGCTCACGTTTGCGGAACTCGCCGCGATGATGCCGCACTCCGGCGGCATTTATGTTTTCATCCGCGAGGGGTTCGGCTCGTGCCCGGCGTTCGTCTTCGGCTGGACATACATGCTGATCACCAAGCCCGCGGCGGCCGGCGGGATCGCCTTTATCTTCGCCGAGTACTTCAACACCCTCACCGGGCTGCAATGGAATCCCGCGTTGCTCACATGCAGCGCATTGTTTGTTTTGACGCTCATCAACGTGATCGGCGTGCGTGAATCGACCGGATTCTCGATGGTGGTCACGGCATTGAAGTATTCGGCACTCGTGGGTGTGATCGCGCTCGGTCTTTTCCGCGTCGTGTATGGCGGCGCATCCACCGTCGGAACTCTCGCTCAGTCTGCTGTTGAGATTCCGCTGTGGAAGGGCGTGCTCGTGGCACTCACGCTGATCATGTGGACGTACGACGGCTGGAGCGATATCGGCGCGATCGCGGGGGAGATCAAGAACCCTGAGCGCACGCTGCCGCGGGTGTACATATCGGGGACGCTCGCGGTTATTGGTCTCTATCTGCTCGTAAATCTTGTGTACCTTTGGTTCGTGCCGCTGCCGGAAATGCGGGGATCGAAAACGATCGCGATGACGACGGTTGAACGGCTGACCGGGCCGACGGGCGCGACTTTGATCGCCGTTGTCATCATCATCTCAACGCTCGGCTCGTCGCACGCATCTGTCATGACCGGAGCACGCGTGACTTTCGCGCAGGCGCGTGATGGATTGCTCTTCAGGTTTCTGGGCCGAATCAGCCCGCGTTTCGAAACGCCCGCGGTCGCGCTCTGGGTTCAGCTCGCGCTTTCCTGCCTTGCCGTCACGCTGCTCAAAAACTTCGAGAGTCTGGCGAGCTCCTTTGTCTTCACAATGTGGATTTTCTACGGAATGGGAGCCATTGCTCTCTTTGTCCTGCGAGCCCGGCGACACCAGCACGCACGGCCGTTCCGGGTTCCCGGGTATCCGATCGTGCCGCTGATCTTCGTTCTCGCGAGCGTGGGGATGACGGTGCTGTCGATTGTGGCCGATCCGGGCTCGACGCTTCCGTGGATCGGCGTCCTGTTCGCGGGCGTGCCGGTGTATTTTGTGTGGCGGTGGTTGTATCCTGCAGCACACGCCGCGGTATAA